Part of the Sulfurimonas denitrificans DSM 1251 genome is shown below.
AAGAGGATAGTCTTCATATCCAAATGCCTTTAAATTTGCTTCAAATTTTCCTATGGTTGCTTGATAAACAAAATTTTTGGGAGAGGTTGCGATAACACTATCTTCATCGAAATCAACGCTTTGCTGGATAAAATCTATCCCCGCACTCTGCAAAAGTTTAGCTCTTGTTGTTGATGATGAAGCTAGTCTTATCATTTAAAGATTGCTTGAGAGATATGTTCCTAAAAATATTGCAACTACTCCAAGAGCAATATTTAAGGGAACCATAACTTTTCCGATTAGTTCTATCTGATTCTTTGCACCTACCATATTTCCCTCATTTAAAAATCTCTCGCCTCTGTTTCTTCTTAAAATCATAACCATAAGATTGATAAACATAGTGCTCCACAAAGCCTCTTTTATGTATGACAAAGATGAAAAATCACTCTGTGAGAGTCCATATCCTTTAACCATAAATATAGCAGTGATGAAAAGAGTTACAACAAATGGAACAACTATGCTAAAGAGTCTCTTTAGCGCATGAGCGATTCGCTCTAAACGTTTTGCTGGGGATTCTATCTCTAAAAATGATTGATGAGCTGCGTAACGCATAGCTACCATCCCACCAACCCATACAACAGCGCTTATTACATGTAAAAATATAATAGCTACTTTGTACTCTAAAAATATACCTTGCATTATGAGATAACCTCTGTTATGTATCTAAGAGCTTCGATTTTTGCTTCTGAGAGTTTTGAGATATCTTTTCCGCCAGCTTGAGCAAAATCAGCTCTTCCGCCGCCGCCGCCGCCAAGAAGTGGAGCGATATGCTTAATCCAATCTCCAGCTTTAGCATCAGAGCCTTTAACACCCGCTGCCATCATAACTTTGTCATCTTTTACTTGAAACAAAATCGCACAAAGGCTCTCATGTTGATTCTTAAGTTCGTCTATCTTCTCTTTGATATCACCGCTTGTAAGTTCATCTACCACAACACTGATGCCATTTATAGATTGAATTTTTATATCTGTTTTTATACAACTCTCTGCATCATGAAGCTCTTTTTTTAGCTCAACAATATTAGATTTCAGTCTTGCAACTCCAGCTAAAATATCTAAGTTTTTAACCTCATGCTCGACTTCCCTTAGTAGCTCTCTTTGTTCTGAAAAATAGTTAAACGCCGCATTTCCGCAAACTGCTTCTATGCGTCTAACACCAGCACTTACACCACTCTCTTTTGTGATGATGAAAGAGCCTATGTTTGCGCTGTTCTCAACATGCACACCACCACAAAATTCAATACTTGCATCACCAAAACTCACCACTCGAACTTCATCGCCATATTTTTCACCAAACTGAGCTTTTGCACCAGATTTTTTAGCCTCATCTATACTCATAACCTCAGTATTAGCTCTGATTCCACGCATTATTTCATAATTTACTCTGCGCTCAATCTCTGCTAACTCTTCATTAGAGATTGCTTTTGGATGTGAGAAATCAAATCTAAGTCTTGAAGCTTCAACTAGTGAACCAGCTTGAGAGATGTGGTCTCCTAAAACATCAAATAAAACTGCATGTAAAAGGTGTGTCGCTGAGTGGTGTTTTGTTATCTCGCCTCTTGAGATATCTACTACTGCTTCAACCTCATCGCCAACTTTTAACTCTTTTTCTGTAGAGATTTGAGATAGATTTAATCCAAAAAACTTTTTGGTATCAAGCACTTTTGCAAAACCATTAAGCTCTCCAATATCTCCGCACTGTCCGCCACTTTGAGCATAAAATGGTGTAGTGTCTAAAAAGACCCAGCCATTAACTCCAGCCGATAATTTATCAGCGTGATGATAGCTCTCATCAAGAAGTGCTAAAACCCTGCTTTTTTGCTTTGTGCTCTCATAGCCTACAAAACTATTCTCTGAAAATTTCTCTAAAAGCTCTTTAAAGTCTCCATGAACAGCCTCGTCTCCACTACCCTTCCAAGCAGCTTTTGCTCGAGAGCGTTGCTCTTGCATCAACTCTTCAAACTTAGCAGAGTCAAGTTTTAGGTTTTTCTCTCTTAACATATCCTCCGTCAAATCTAGTGGAAATCCAAAAGTATCATAGAGTTTAAACGCTACACTACCACTAAATATATCTTTAGTGTTGTGTAATTCAGCGTTAAATAGCTCAATCCCAGAAGCAATTGTTTTGAAAAATCTCGCCTCTTCTAGCTCTATCTGCTCTTTTACAGAATGTGATTTTTGAGCTAAATAGTCATATTCACCACCCATAATCTCAACAACAGTATCAACTAGCTTAAACATAAAAGGTTCACTAAAGCCCAAAAGATAGCCATGTCTTACAGCACGACGCAAGATTCGGCGAAGAACATAACCTCTTCCCTCATTTGAGAAATTTACACCCTGCGCAAGTAAAAACAGAGATGTTCTGATATGATCAGCGATAACTCTATAAGATGCACCAGTCGCATAAACATACTCTTTTTCTATAAGCGTTTCAACTTTTTTGATTATTGGCATAAACAGTGATGATGAGTAGTTACTGCTCACTCCTTCGCTAATTGCAACAACACGCTCCAACCCCATCCCTGTGTCAATTGATGGTTTTGGAAGAGAGGTTAGTGTGCCATCACTACTTCTTTCATACTGCATGAAAACTAAATTCCAAATCTCTAAAAATCTATCGCCATCTCCGCCCATGTAATCCTCTGGGCCACTAAATTTCTCTGCACCTTGATCAAAAAAGATTTCGCTACATGGTCCACAAGGTCCTGTGTCTCCCATCTGCCAAAAGTTATCTTTATCGCCTAAACGCATAATTCTATCTATGCTTACATGTCGCAGCCAAAGAGCCTCCGCTTCGTCATCACTCTCATGAACAGTTACCCATAGCTTCTCTTTTGGAAATTTTAAAACCCCAGTTATAAATTCCCATGCATAATCAATTGCTTCTTCTTTGAAATAGTTGCCAAAACTAAAGTTGCCTAACATCTCAAAAAAAGTGTGATGTCTTGCTGTATAGCCTACATTCTCTAAATCATTATGTTTTCCGCCAGCTCTGATACATGTTTGACATGAAACAGCACGAGGATTAGCAGGAGAGGGAACTTCACCTGTAAAAATCGACTTAAAAGGAACCATTCCCGCATTGTTAAAAAGCAGTGTTGCATCATCTGGAACAAGCGGAGCGCTCTCTACTCTGTCGTGGTTTTTTGACTCGAAAAATCTTAAAAACTCTTCTCTAATATCCATATACATATCTCTTATTGTAAAATTACAAGATTATATCCAAAAAATCCAATGAAGGTATTTAAAAGAGGTGTTTAACAAATAATAACGCTCTTTATTTCACTCATCTCTTCGATAGCAAACCTTGGTCCCTCACGCCCTACACCGCTTAGTTTTACTCCACCATAAGGCTGAATGTCAAAACGCAAAGTTGGCATATCGTTGATTACTATTCCACCAGCATCAAGCTCATTTATCGCACGTTTTGTAAGATTTAAATCATTTGTAAAAATTGAAAACTGCAGTCCATAAGGAGAGTTATTCATCATAGGCAAAGCCTCATCAAAATCTTTTACCTCTATCAAAGAGACAATTGGTGCAAAAACCTCTTGGCAGACTATCGCCATATCCTCTTTTACATCTGCCATAACACAAGGATAAAAAACTCTTCCCTCAACTCTAGGTTCAAGTATAGGTGTCGCACCCTCTTTGATAGCGCTTTGTACCCACTCCATCGCTCTTTTGGCTGCTTCATCATTAACAAGAGGACCCATAAAAGTATCCTCTTCATAAGGAGAGCCTACAACCAATTTTTTAGTTGCCTCGGCTATTTTTAAAGCAAACTCACTATAAATATCTTTGTGAACATAGATACGTTGCAAGGAGATGCAAACCTGTCCTGAGTTTACAAAAGCTCCTATCGCACATCTTTGAGCTGCGAGGTCTAAATTGGCACTTTTGTCTATAAAAGTAGCGGCATTTCCTCCAAGTTCTAGTGAGACTTTTTTTATCCCCGCACTCTTAGTAATTATCTCTCCAACACCAACACTTCCAGTAAAGCTTATAACTCTAGGTATCTCACTAGTAACTAAGGTACCGCCAACATCTGCATCTCCATAAACAACGCTTAGAGCATCTTTTATAGCAAATTCGCTCTCGATAAATAGCTTTGCAAATTTATATGCAGTGAGCGGCGCTTCTGGTGTTGGCTTTAGTATCACAGCATTTCCAGCAACAAGTGCTGGAGCTATCTTATGCGCTATCAAGTTTAGTGGAAAATTAAAAGGAGTAATTGCCACAACAACACCACAAGGAACACGAGAGAAAAAAGAGATTGTTTTTTTTCCAGAAGCAAATGCGTCTGTATTTACAGTCTCTCCATGCATAGTTCTCATAGTCTCTGCTGCTAAAGTAACTGTCTCAATACAGCGCTCAACTTCTATCCTTGAGTAAGTTATTGGTTTTCCAACTTCATCTGTTATGGTTTTTGCAATATCTTCTTTGTTCTGTGCTAACTTAGAAGCGACATCTAAGAGCCAAGAACATCTTTGAGCAATTGTTGTTTTTGAAGCCTCTTTTGATGCAAGAAGCGCTATATTTAGAGCTTTTTTTGCGTCATCTGCATTACATGTAACAAACTCTGAAGCCACCTCACCATTGTATGGGTTTACTCTCTTACCAACACTCTCTCTTGATTGCTCAGATGAGCCAAAATATATATTTGCAACCATACAAAACTCCAACTCTTTTTATTTTATGTTATTATATTATAAAAAGAAAAAGGAGGAAGTTATGGAAGTAACTCGCTATTTATTTCAGTCACCTTATTCAAATCAAGTTCAAGTGGGGCGAGCTGAAACAAGCACAAGCTCAAATGCTAAAGATACAAGTACCAACAGCAGCCCTGTTTCAAATATTACCTCACTTGAATCAAAAGTTACACGAGAGAGCCAAAAAGCTCAGCCTTCAGATAAATTGTTAGATACATACGCATGAAGTTTTTGACCTCTCTGTTTTTATCATTCTTGACTCTATTTGGTGCTGATAATTTGCTATGGTTAAATGATTATGAGGTAGCAATTAAACAAGCCAAAGAGCAGAATAAAGGAGTTTATCTCTTTGTTGGAGCCGATGATTGCAGATGGTGCGATAGATTTAAAGAGACTACACTATCAAAGGATGAGGTTATTTCAAAATTAAAAGAGGAGTATATCCTTCTTTACATGTCAAGAGATAAGCATAATATCCCAAAACATTTTGAAGTTAAAGGTGTGCCTAGACACTACTTTTTAACAAAAGATGGAAAAATAATACACGCAGATAGAGGTAGCAGAGAACCTGATGGTTTTTTTGCTCTCTTAGACGAGGTTGAACTTAAAAACTAAAGTGTGATATTTTCTAAATGCCAAATATTCTCTGGCGTAACTATGATTGCATCATACATGTAATCTACATGCAGAGCATTTTTTTTAAGATAAACATCGCCAGTTTTTATAAGCTTGGAGAGCTTACTCTTTGTAATATTTTGAACTGCAAGCTCATAATCAAGTGCACTCTTAACCTCAACAAAGTGCCAAACTTCCTCTTTGTATGCGATTATATCTATCTCGCCAAAGCGAGAGTAGAAATTTTTATCAACTATCATATAGCCATTTTCCAAGAGAAACAAAGAGGCTCTATCTTCTGCCACATTTCCCTTAGCTCTGCTCACTATAAATTTACCACTTCTACTTTTATAGATTTAAAAGCCGCTGTTAAAATAAGCTCATCACTCTCATCTCCAAAGAGTGCATTTACTTTAGAATCAGCGTGATGAAATGTAACAAAGAGAGTTTTTGGCTCTACCTTGCTTGTAAATTTAATTCTTAGTGGAGTAGTCTGTCCATTTTTACTCTTTAAAATCACTCTCTCGCCTCTAAAATCAGAAGCGTCACCTTCATTTACAAGAAGTAAATCTTCATCATAACGATCCATCAGACTCAGTGTCTGTTTTGTCTGTGCAGAGTTATTGTACATAGCAATCGTTCTGCCCGTTGTGAGATAGTAGCCGCTTAAATTTTTATCCAAAATCTCTTTTATCATATTTCTAAGCCCGTATTGGTGGTAACAAAACTCTCCCAAACCATCATCTGTTCTAAAATCCAACTGGTGAAGAATAGGTGTATCTTCTGTATGAACTGGCCATTGAAGTCCACGTTTACGGTGTCTCTGTAGTCTTGTATAAGAAGCTCCGCTAAAGCGTCTATATGCAACTTCACGCACCTCATCCCAAATTTCATTTGAATTTTTATAAGCGCTCTCTCCGCCCATTTTATTATCAAGAAGTTGGATAACATCCCAATCATCTGGCAAGTCTGATTCAACAAGCGGTTGAGATAGATGCAATCTCCTCATGGCGTTTATATAAACTCCAGTTTTTTCGTAAGCAGATTTCACACCTATGACAATATCTGCCCTAGAAGCTATCTCCGTCATAAATAGCTCTTGAACCATTATAAATTCGACATTTTGAAGTGCTTTTTCAATTTTATTAATATTTGGATGAATGTGCATTAAATCTTCGCCCATATTCAAAACAGCCTTCAATCGCCCCTCTAACATCTCATCAACGAGTTGTGGAGTCATTAAACCAATCTCTTTAGGAGATTGATAATCTGGATCATAATATGGAAGCATTCCCATATCACACGCACCTTGAACATTATTTTGACCTCTTAGAGGCATTAGCCCTGCACCACTTTTTCCGATATTTCCAGTCATTAAAGATAGGTGTGTTATAGCCATAACTGCGTATGAACCATCTGTGTGCTCAGTAATTCCTAAACCCCAAAATATCATAGATTTTTTAAGAGCATACTCTCGAGCCACTTTTGGAATCATCTTGGCTAAGTACTCATACCCCTCAAGACGCTCAAAAAATTTAGGATTTGCGTAAGGATCATTTAAAATCTTCTCTTTAAACTCTAAAAAACCTTTTGTTCGCTCCGCTATGAAACTCTCATCATAAAGCTCTTCGCTGATAATTACATGTGCTAACATATTTAAAACAAGAAGATTGGCTTCATGAGGCATAATAGCTTTATACTTTGCAAACTTATGAAGCTTTATCTCTCTTACATCAAAAACAGCCATATTGTCATGTTTTTGAGCTACTTCAACTATACGATTTGCGATAATTGGATGAGCTTCTATGGTGTTTGAACCTATGACAATCATAAATTCACAGTTATATATATCGTTGTATGGATTTGTTGCAGCACCTTCACCAATAGTTGTGCGCATCCCTTTTAAACTCGGTGAGTGACACACTCTAGCACAGTTATCAACATGAGGCGAGTTTAGCGTATGGCGTGTAAACTTTTGAAAAAGATAAACACTCTCACAAGATGTTCTAGCCCCACCTATTGAAGCGACACTTTTGCGTCCATGCTTCTGCTGAACCTCTTTTAATTTCATAGCAGAGGCTGTGGTAGCACCATCCAAATCGCTCTCATACCAAACATCATCATAATCTAGAAGTGAAGATAAAATTGCCTCTTTTATAGATGGGTTTTTCTCCAAAAAGCTCTTCTTGATTCTGGGTGTTCTTAATCGCTCTTTTGAATCAACAAAATCAAACCCATACTTACCTTTTATGCAGAGTTTCCCCTGTGAAACAACCCCATCTGGATGCGCAAAAATCTTTTGAATCTTATTATCTTTTACATGTGCTGCTATATCACAACCGACACCACAGTATGTACAAACACTATCTATTGTCTGAATGTTTTCCATAAAACCTACCATATCTTTATCTGTCTATTATCAAATTTAAAGTAACGAGTTTACAATCTTATCTCTTAAAAATTGCGGAAACAGCTTCAAAACAGAGATGATTAAATAAAATCTAAGCGGAAAAGGATAGAAAATTTTCTCTTTTTTAATCGCCTCATAAATTCTCTTTGCCCCACTTTTTGTATCAAGAAAAAATGGCATCTTAAAGCTGTTTTTATCTGTCATCTCACTCTTTATAAACCCAGGCAAGATATTTATAACCTTTATTCCATCATTTTTATATTTATACCTAATGCCCTCTGCATAAGCATTAAGCGCTCTTTTTGATGAACTATAAGCAACTGAAGTTGGCATTGATATAAGTGAAGCCAAAGATGAGATAAATACAATTTTCCCACTTCTCTTAGCTTTGAATTGTGGCAAAAGCAGCTCTAAAATAGCGTGATTTGAGAGAAGATTTATATCATAGATTTTTTTAAAATCACTAAAGGGGGTGATTTCTAAAGAGTGCCCAAGAGATGCACCAGCGTTGAGTATGACCATATCGATGTCATTCAAACTCTTTATCTTATCTTGCAAGAGTTCAAAATCAGTTACATCTACTACAACCAACTCAACGCTTTTTGCATCAAAGAGCTCCGCTCTCAAGGATTTTAGTCTATCTTCTCTGCGAGCTAGAAGAACTAATTGATGCCCTGCCTTAGCATAGAGCCTAGCCAAGGCTTCGCCTATTCCGCTACTTGCTCCAGTAATAAGAATCTTCAACTTTTTTTATACTATCCTAATCATCACAGGCTTTGAGTTTACAAACTCTAACTTCTCTATTGATGAGATAAGATTTTGAATATCATGTTCATAAGCTTTATGAGTAGAGATTAAAAGATTTGCGCTTTGAGTGCAAGATTGTCTTTGAAGAACTGCTTCTATCGATATAGAGTTCTCTTCAAATATTTTTGTAATTCGCGCCAAAACACCTATCTTGTCAGATACATTTATGCGTAAGTAATATTTTGATTCTATATCTCCAGCCGCTTTTAGAGTAAGCTTGCCCTCCATTGGTTTATCAAAGCCCAACATCGGTTTACTCTTGCCACTTCTTGCTATATCTATGATATTTGCAACAACAGCACTAGCAGTTGCATTACCGCCAGCTCCAGCTCCATAGTAAAGAGTCTCGCCAACTTTGTCTCCAACTACGCTAATAGCATTCATAACACCGTCAATCTTTGCAATCATCGCATCTTTTTTAATCAAAGAGGCATGAACTCTAAGTTCAACCTCATTTTTATCTTTTTTTGCAATTCCAAGAAGTTTGATAACATATCCAAACTCTTTAGCAAAAGCTATATCATCACGAGAGATATTTTCTATCCCCTCTATCAATATATCCTCTGGTTTTGCATCTATCCCATAAGCTATACTAGCTAAGATAAGAAGTTTATGAGCTGTATCAAATCCGCCTACATCAAAGGTTGGATCAGCTTCAGCATAGCCAAGCGCTTGAGCTTCTTTTAGGATAGTATCATAAGCAACACCATCATTTGTCATTTTGGTTAACATGTAGTTACATGTACCATTCATGATACCCATGATTGATTCTATATGATTTGCAGAGAGTCCATCACGCAGTGCATTTATTATTGGAATACCACCAGCGACACTTGCCTCATACTCAAAAGCTATATCTTTTGCAATATCTGCTAGTTCATAACGATGATAAGCTAAAAGAGCCTTATTTGCGGTTACAACAGCTTTACCGTTTTTTAGAGCTTTTTTTACAACTTCAAAAGGCTCTTCCACTCCACCCATAAGCTCAACTACAACATCAATCTCTTCATCATCTAAAATATCATCAACATTATCACTAATTTTTATTCCAAGATGAGTTCTATCTTTGTTTAAGTTTTTTACTACGCCACTCTTTACTACTATCTCGACACCAGCACGAGCGGAAATGACATCGGCGTTCTCTCTTAATATATTTACAACACTGCTTCCTACAGTGCCTAAGCCGATTATTCCAACTTTTATCATGCTACTTCTCCATCTCTTTTATTATCTTTTTTTCTTCTTTATGCTTTATCTTGAAACTGTTTTAGAAACTCTTTAATGTTACGTGCTGCTTGACGAATACGATTGTCATTTTCTATAAGTGCAATACGAACATACTCATCCCCATAAACACCAAAGCCAATCCCTGGAGCAACCGCAACGCCAGCCTCTTTTAGAAGTTTTTTTGAGAACTCTAATGAGCCTAAATGAAGACAATAATCAGGTATTTTTGCCCAAACAAACATACTTGCTTGATTTTTTTTGATATGCCATCCAGCTCTATCAA
Proteins encoded:
- the alaS gene encoding alanine--tRNA ligase → MDIREEFLRFFESKNHDRVESAPLVPDDATLLFNNAGMVPFKSIFTGEVPSPANPRAVSCQTCIRAGGKHNDLENVGYTARHHTFFEMLGNFSFGNYFKEEAIDYAWEFITGVLKFPKEKLWVTVHESDDEAEALWLRHVSIDRIMRLGDKDNFWQMGDTGPCGPCSEIFFDQGAEKFSGPEDYMGGDGDRFLEIWNLVFMQYERSSDGTLTSLPKPSIDTGMGLERVVAISEGVSSNYSSSLFMPIIKKVETLIEKEYVYATGASYRVIADHIRTSLFLLAQGVNFSNEGRGYVLRRILRRAVRHGYLLGFSEPFMFKLVDTVVEIMGGEYDYLAQKSHSVKEQIELEEARFFKTIASGIELFNAELHNTKDIFSGSVAFKLYDTFGFPLDLTEDMLREKNLKLDSAKFEELMQEQRSRAKAAWKGSGDEAVHGDFKELLEKFSENSFVGYESTKQKSRVLALLDESYHHADKLSAGVNGWVFLDTTPFYAQSGGQCGDIGELNGFAKVLDTKKFFGLNLSQISTEKELKVGDEVEAVVDISRGEITKHHSATHLLHAVLFDVLGDHISQAGSLVEASRLRFDFSHPKAISNEELAEIERRVNYEIMRGIRANTEVMSIDEAKKSGAKAQFGEKYGDEVRVVSFGDASIEFCGGVHVENSANIGSFIITKESGVSAGVRRIEAVCGNAAFNYFSEQRELLREVEHEVKNLDILAGVARLKSNIVELKKELHDAESCIKTDIKIQSINGISVVVDELTSGDIKEKIDELKNQHESLCAILFQVKDDKVMMAAGVKGSDAKAGDWIKHIAPLLGGGGGGRADFAQAGGKDISKLSEAKIEALRYITEVIS
- a CDS encoding aldehyde dehydrogenase family protein, with translation MVANIYFGSSEQSRESVGKRVNPYNGEVASEFVTCNADDAKKALNIALLASKEASKTTIAQRCSWLLDVASKLAQNKEDIAKTITDEVGKPITYSRIEVERCIETVTLAAETMRTMHGETVNTDAFASGKKTISFFSRVPCGVVVAITPFNFPLNLIAHKIAPALVAGNAVILKPTPEAPLTAYKFAKLFIESEFAIKDALSVVYGDADVGGTLVTSEIPRVISFTGSVGVGEIITKSAGIKKVSLELGGNAATFIDKSANLDLAAQRCAIGAFVNSGQVCISLQRIYVHKDIYSEFALKIAEATKKLVVGSPYEEDTFMGPLVNDEAAKRAMEWVQSAIKEGATPILEPRVEGRVFYPCVMADVKEDMAIVCQEVFAPIVSLIEVKDFDEALPMMNNSPYGLQFSIFTNDLNLTKRAINELDAGGIVINDMPTLRFDIQPYGGVKLSGVGREGPRFAIEEMSEIKSVIIC
- a CDS encoding thioredoxin family protein: MKFLTSLFLSFLTLFGADNLLWLNDYEVAIKQAKEQNKGVYLFVGADDCRWCDRFKETTLSKDEVISKLKEEYILLYMSRDKHNIPKHFEVKGVPRHYFLTKDGKIIHADRGSREPDGFFALLDEVELKN
- a CDS encoding YraN family protein; protein product: MSRAKGNVAEDRASLFLLENGYMIVDKNFYSRFGEIDIIAYKEEVWHFVEVKSALDYELAVQNITKSKLSKLIKTGDVYLKKNALHVDYMYDAIIVTPENIWHLENITL
- a CDS encoding molybdopterin oxidoreductase family protein yields the protein MENIQTIDSVCTYCGVGCDIAAHVKDNKIQKIFAHPDGVVSQGKLCIKGKYGFDFVDSKERLRTPRIKKSFLEKNPSIKEAILSSLLDYDDVWYESDLDGATTASAMKLKEVQQKHGRKSVASIGGARTSCESVYLFQKFTRHTLNSPHVDNCARVCHSPSLKGMRTTIGEGAATNPYNDIYNCEFMIVIGSNTIEAHPIIANRIVEVAQKHDNMAVFDVREIKLHKFAKYKAIMPHEANLLVLNMLAHVIISEELYDESFIAERTKGFLEFKEKILNDPYANPKFFERLEGYEYLAKMIPKVAREYALKKSMIFWGLGITEHTDGSYAVMAITHLSLMTGNIGKSGAGLMPLRGQNNVQGACDMGMLPYYDPDYQSPKEIGLMTPQLVDEMLEGRLKAVLNMGEDLMHIHPNINKIEKALQNVEFIMVQELFMTEIASRADIVIGVKSAYEKTGVYINAMRRLHLSQPLVESDLPDDWDVIQLLDNKMGGESAYKNSNEIWDEVREVAYRRFSGASYTRLQRHRKRGLQWPVHTEDTPILHQLDFRTDDGLGEFCYHQYGLRNMIKEILDKNLSGYYLTTGRTIAMYNNSAQTKQTLSLMDRYDEDLLLVNEGDASDFRGERVILKSKNGQTTPLRIKFTSKVEPKTLFVTFHHADSKVNALFGDESDELILTAAFKSIKVEVVNL
- a CDS encoding SDR family oxidoreductase; amino-acid sequence: MKILITGASSGIGEALARLYAKAGHQLVLLARREDRLKSLRAELFDAKSVELVVVDVTDFELLQDKIKSLNDIDMVILNAGASLGHSLEITPFSDFKKIYDINLLSNHAILELLLPQFKAKRSGKIVFISSLASLISMPTSVAYSSSKRALNAYAEGIRYKYKNDGIKVINILPGFIKSEMTDKNSFKMPFFLDTKSGAKRIYEAIKKEKIFYPFPLRFYLIISVLKLFPQFLRDKIVNSLL
- a CDS encoding homoserine dehydrogenase; protein product: MIKVGIIGLGTVGSSVVNILRENADVISARAGVEIVVKSGVVKNLNKDRTHLGIKISDNVDDILDDEEIDVVVELMGGVEEPFEVVKKALKNGKAVVTANKALLAYHRYELADIAKDIAFEYEASVAGGIPIINALRDGLSANHIESIMGIMNGTCNYMLTKMTNDGVAYDTILKEAQALGYAEADPTFDVGGFDTAHKLLILASIAYGIDAKPEDILIEGIENISRDDIAFAKEFGYVIKLLGIAKKDKNEVELRVHASLIKKDAMIAKIDGVMNAISVVGDKVGETLYYGAGAGGNATASAVVANIIDIARSGKSKPMLGFDKPMEGKLTLKAAGDIESKYYLRINVSDKIGVLARITKIFEENSISIEAVLQRQSCTQSANLLISTHKAYEHDIQNLISSIEKLEFVNSKPVMIRIV